The Astyanax mexicanus isolate ESR-SI-001 chromosome 24, AstMex3_surface, whole genome shotgun sequence genome has a segment encoding these proteins:
- the prph gene encoding peripherin has product MSHSTVRTSYRRTFGAPASYSPLPSRLPMSGGRYLSSAPASMPTRNVGYRARSGTPVSAPRLSYDKVDFSVADAINQEFLTTRSNEKQELQELNDRFASFIEKVRYLEQQNAGLQLELNQYKGKQQQGHPNRASEMCQQEMRELRNQMEQIGKERDQFQVERDNLAEDLALLKQRLDEEAQKRQDAENQLVLFRKDVDDATLARLELERKIESLMDEIEFLKKVHDEEIQDVQVSIETTQQMKMEVEATARPDLTAALRDIRSQYESIATKNMQESEEWYKSKVSDLTDSAKRNADAMRQAKQEANEFRRQIQSLNCDIDALKSTNEALVRQMRDMEDQFGLEAGNYQDNITRLEEEIRHLKDEMSRHLREYQDLLNVKMALDIEIATYRKLLEGEESRIVVPIMTSMGMRNGIDFDQPADVRQSKKVVIKTVEIRDGEVVKESKKEKDAPRDAKITRESDRDD; this is encoded by the exons ATGAGCCACTCCACCGTCCGCACCTCGTACCGTCGCACCTTTGGTGCCCCTGCATCCTACTCCCCGCTTCCATCCCGCCTGCCCATGTCCGGAGGCCGCTACCTAAGCTCGGCACCTGCTTCCATGCCCACTCGCAACGTGGGCTACCGGGCACGCTCGGGCACCCCAGTCTCTGCCCCCCGCCTGTCCTACGACAAGGTGGACTTCTCCGTGGCCGATGCCATCAACCAGGAGTTCCTGACCACTCGCAGCAATGAGAAGCAGGAGTTGCAGGAGCTGAACGACCGCTTCGCCAGCTTCATCGAGAAGGTCCGCTACCTGGAGCAGCAGAACGCCGGCCTCCAGCTGGAGCTCAACCAGTACAAGGGCAAACAGCAGCAGGGGCACCCCAATCGAGCCAGTGAGATGTGCCAGCAGGAGATGAGGGAGCTGCGTAACCAGATGGAGCAGATCGGGAAGGAACGGGACCAGTTCCAGGTGGAACGGGACAACTTGGCCGAAGATCTGGCCTTGCTCAAGCAGAG GCTGGATGAGGAGGCGCAGAAAAGGCAGGATGCTGAAAACCAGCTGGTCCTGTTCCGAAAG GATGTGGACGATGCCACTCTGGCCCGTTTGGAGCTGGAGAGGAAGATTGAGTCACTGATGGATGAGATTGAGTTCTTAAAGAAGGTGCACGATGAG GAAATCCAGGATGTGCAGGTGAGCATTGAGACCACTCAgcagatgaagatggaggtggaggCCACAGCTCGTCCTGACCTGACTGCAGCCCTTAGGGATATAAGGTCCCAGTATGAAAGCATTGCAACCAAGAACATGCAGGAATCTGAGGAGTGGTACAAGTCCAAG GTTTCTGACCTGACAGATTCTGCGAAGCGTAATGCTGATGCCATGAGACAGGCCAAGCAGGAGGCCAACGAGTTCAGGAGGCAGATCCAAAGCCTCAACTGTGATATCGACGCTCTCAAGAGCACG AACGAGGCTCTGGTGAGGCAGATGAGGGATATGGAAGACCAGTTTGGATTGGAGGCCGGGAACTACCAGGACAACATCACGCGCCTGGAAGAGGAGATCCGCCACCTGAAGGACGAAATGTCCCGTCACTTGAGGGAATACCAGGACCTGCTCAATGTCAAGATGGCTCTGGACATCGAGATTGCCACCTACAGGAAGTTACTAGAGGGAGAGGAGAGCAG AATCGTGGTTCCGATCATGACATCAATGGGAATGCGCAATGGAA TTGACTTTGACCAGCCTGCTGATGTTAGACAAAGCAAGAAGGTTGTGATCAAAACCGTTGAGATCCGTGATGGAGAG GTGGTGAAGGAGTCTAAGAAAGAGAAAGACGCCCCCCGTGATGCCAAGATCACCCGAGAGTCCGACCGGGATGATTAG